One stretch of Aquimarina sp. Aq107 DNA includes these proteins:
- a CDS encoding OmpA family protein — protein MEKINNQILNYRKTYVSVILTLLCFSFNLHAQVEVPLEKRTEFTIKGDFKFVSNTILGKVSNDDGTDKFNPNKSYNNGGLNNQFRMGFIDIDNDPSTFNSSSADLDITSGCAAIKHVGLYWTASYADENREHDISSIKIKYPGNNSYTTIKNAQIIHDYYNDSKSLFKQYSCYKDITKEVMNLEDPTGTYTVANIPATTSEVNDDPTLGNGLAGGWTMVVIYEDNSKPRKRFYVYDGFVNIDSKAKPVEFSFDNFQTIPEGAVHGKIGVISYEGDKGIRGDRFQVMSNETNKYKGITDNTNPMNNFFNANITENGKNITSRVPASQNTLGYDADLFDIKNPRNSIIGNNQTKSSFRLLTDNDGYSVMAVAFSVEIYEPAIQIIKRSRYTDNSYVFPNDIVAPDQDIVYSLTINNDGNDDAKNTVIKDILPENVLFFKESVVLPSKKIKVSYDEPTRTVSFSVPNKMVKIDSEPFEIRYSIKVNTSCDLLNETGEITIVDQPVIAEFNGSLNETKKFSKGYNHINKCNLPDYYQLKLAVDMSGLNCPNFNTDFATRSKELDKNIVELSTSDKSENTGNTGINNEDIVDISTDPESNLDSSISLDKTINDLIKLNEIYFEFDKWDITERAIVELDKVVSLMNNEYPEMVIKIETHSDSRGDTDYNLTLSQKRAESIYKYLISKDISENRILSYIGFGEAKPVNKCKDGKDCSEEEYRKNRRSSFVIM, from the coding sequence GTGGAAAAAATAAATAATCAAATACTAAATTATAGAAAAACGTATGTTAGTGTAATTCTGACCCTACTATGTTTTTCTTTTAATTTACATGCGCAAGTAGAGGTTCCTCTTGAGAAAAGAACGGAGTTTACCATCAAAGGTGACTTTAAATTCGTCTCTAATACTATTCTTGGTAAAGTAAGTAATGATGATGGAACAGATAAGTTTAATCCTAATAAAAGTTATAACAACGGAGGATTAAACAATCAATTTAGAATGGGATTTATTGATATAGATAATGATCCTTCTACTTTTAATTCTAGTAGTGCCGATCTTGATATTACTTCAGGATGTGCAGCTATCAAACATGTTGGACTTTATTGGACGGCTTCTTATGCAGATGAAAATAGAGAACACGATATCTCTTCTATCAAAATTAAATATCCTGGTAATAATTCTTATACGACAATTAAGAATGCTCAAATAATACATGACTATTATAATGATTCTAAATCTTTGTTTAAGCAATATTCTTGCTACAAAGACATTACAAAGGAAGTAATGAATTTAGAAGATCCAACTGGTACCTATACAGTTGCAAATATTCCCGCCACTACCTCTGAAGTTAATGATGATCCTACTCTTGGAAATGGTCTGGCTGGTGGATGGACAATGGTTGTTATTTATGAAGATAATTCCAAGCCTAGAAAACGTTTTTATGTATATGATGGTTTTGTTAATATTGATTCCAAAGCAAAACCAGTAGAATTCTCTTTTGATAATTTCCAAACAATTCCTGAAGGTGCTGTACATGGAAAAATTGGTGTTATTTCTTATGAAGGAGATAAAGGAATACGAGGTGATCGTTTTCAGGTGATGTCTAATGAAACTAATAAGTATAAAGGTATTACAGACAATACTAACCCAATGAACAATTTCTTTAATGCAAACATTACTGAAAACGGGAAAAACATTACTTCTAGAGTTCCTGCAAGTCAAAACACACTTGGGTATGATGCTGATTTATTTGATATAAAAAATCCTCGAAACAGTATTATAGGAAATAATCAAACTAAGTCTAGTTTTAGATTGCTTACAGATAATGATGGTTATTCTGTGATGGCTGTAGCATTCAGTGTAGAGATATACGAACCGGCTATTCAAATTATAAAAAGATCTCGTTATACAGATAATAGTTATGTTTTTCCTAATGATATTGTAGCACCGGATCAAGATATTGTTTACAGTTTAACTATAAATAATGATGGTAATGACGATGCTAAAAACACGGTTATAAAAGACATTTTGCCGGAAAACGTTTTGTTTTTCAAAGAATCAGTTGTACTTCCTTCTAAAAAAATAAAAGTATCATATGATGAACCAACAAGAACTGTAAGCTTCTCTGTACCTAATAAAATGGTAAAAATTGATAGCGAACCTTTTGAAATTCGTTATTCGATTAAAGTAAATACCAGTTGTGATTTACTAAATGAAACTGGCGAAATTACTATTGTAGATCAACCAGTGATTGCTGAGTTTAATGGTTCTCTTAATGAAACTAAAAAATTCAGTAAAGGATACAATCATATAAACAAATGTAATCTCCCTGATTATTATCAGCTTAAACTAGCTGTTGATATGAGTGGTTTAAATTGTCCTAATTTTAATACAGATTTCGCAACTCGCTCTAAAGAGTTAGATAAAAATATAGTAGAGTTAAGCACTTCAGATAAATCTGAGAACACGGGCAATACTGGAATTAACAATGAGGATATTGTTGATATCAGTACAGATCCTGAATCTAATTTAGATTCTTCAATTTCTTTAGATAAAACTATTAATGATCTTATTAAGTTAAATGAAATATATTTTGAGTTTGACAAATGGGATATTACAGAAAGAGCTATTGTAGAATTAGATAAGGTCGTATCGTTAATGAATAACGAATACCCAGAAATGGTTATAAAAATAGAAACTCACTCGGATAGTCGTGGAGATACCGATTACAATCTTACATTATCCCAAAAAAGAGCTGAGTCTATTTATAAGTATCTGATTAGTAAAGATATTTCTGAAAATAGAATTCTATCTTATATTGGTTTTGGAGAGGCTAAACCTGTAAACAAATGTAAAGATGGTAAAGACTGCTCTGAAGAAGAATATCGAAAAAACCGTAGGTCTAGTTTTGTGATCATGTAA
- a CDS encoding histidine phosphatase family protein: MKTLYIIRHAKSSWEFDLDDHKRPLNNRGLKDADLIGKELKNRINTIDKVISSDAERAKSTAKIILDNLEVDDAIFNLEPKLYDFNGHQVIEVIKNCDDKVNALMVFGHNHAFTSIANLYGSEMIDNLPTAGVIGIQFDIDSWKDVSVGKNILTLFPKDLR, encoded by the coding sequence ATGAAAACTTTATATATTATTAGGCATGCTAAATCCTCTTGGGAGTTTGATTTAGATGATCATAAAAGACCTTTGAATAACCGAGGTTTGAAGGATGCTGATTTGATCGGAAAAGAATTGAAAAACCGCATAAACACTATAGATAAGGTTATAAGTAGTGATGCGGAGAGAGCTAAAAGTACCGCAAAGATTATATTAGATAATCTAGAGGTTGATGACGCTATATTTAATTTAGAGCCAAAGCTTTATGATTTTAATGGACATCAGGTAATAGAAGTAATTAAAAATTGTGATGATAAAGTAAATGCTCTTATGGTTTTTGGTCATAATCACGCATTTACTTCTATAGCAAACCTTTACGGTAGTGAAATGATAGATAATCTACCAACGGCAGGTGTTATAGGTATTCAGTTTGATATTGATAGTTGGAAAGATGTAAGTGTAGGAAAAAACATACTGACTCTATTTCCCAAAGATTTACGATAA
- the ppk1 gene encoding polyphosphate kinase 1 encodes MVENQVNKYINRELSWLQFNARVLQEASDDSVPLLERLRFIGIFSNNLDEFFKVRYAAIKRIDLAGRDGKNVLKGKTASELLEQITKIVIKQQAESLKTINTIGERLKEHNIFIINENQVTPEQDSFIRRYFVDKVSPALVTYILNDLDKFPHLKDSVAYLAVKLVLKDKIPKEGAISKILQQKTKEKIYALIEIPKNTDRFVVLPEKDGKKYIIILDDLIRYCMQINFSIFDYVSASAHMIKITRDAQLDFDNDFSKSFIEKISSSVKSRRDGEPVRFVYDKTIDKDTLNFLMEKMGVDNADSIIPGGRYHNRRDYMNFPDLGKKELVYQSLIPLTIPGLSLQGSLLDKIAKKDYLQYTPYHTFSYTVKFLRESAIDPKVKTIKITIYRLASISHIASSLINAAKNGKKVTVQIELQARFDEQANISYAEQMQREGVNLIFGVPGLKVHCKACVIEREEKGKLKRYGFISTGNFNESTAKIYTDYTLFTTNEAILKETNKVFKFFEINYKVSRYKHLFVSPHYTRSSLTKLIDSEIENSKEGKPAGIKLKLNSLSDYSMIDKLYEASRAGVKIDLIIRGICCLIPGIPGMSENIRAISVVDKFLEHPRLLIFENGGDPKVFISSADWMRRNLDRRVEITCPIYDDDIKDELIDTFEICWSDNVKGRKLSENQDNGYIRNDNAKVRSQIATYDYYLRKLGN; translated from the coding sequence ATGGTAGAAAATCAAGTAAATAAATATATAAATCGAGAATTAAGTTGGTTGCAATTTAATGCTAGAGTGTTACAAGAAGCGTCTGATGATAGTGTTCCTTTATTAGAAAGACTGAGATTTATAGGTATATTTTCTAATAATTTAGATGAATTTTTTAAAGTACGTTATGCGGCAATTAAAAGAATAGATCTTGCTGGTAGGGATGGTAAAAATGTCCTTAAAGGTAAAACTGCAAGCGAATTATTAGAACAAATTACCAAAATAGTTATTAAACAACAAGCGGAAAGTTTAAAGACGATTAATACTATTGGAGAAAGACTGAAGGAACATAATATTTTTATTATTAATGAAAATCAAGTAACTCCAGAACAAGATAGTTTTATCCGCAGGTATTTCGTAGACAAGGTAAGTCCTGCTTTGGTAACCTATATTTTAAATGATTTAGATAAGTTTCCACACCTTAAAGACAGTGTAGCTTACTTAGCAGTAAAATTGGTTTTAAAAGATAAAATACCTAAAGAAGGTGCTATATCTAAGATTTTACAGCAGAAAACAAAGGAGAAAATCTATGCATTAATTGAGATTCCTAAGAATACAGATCGTTTTGTTGTATTACCGGAGAAAGATGGTAAAAAATATATAATCATTCTTGATGATCTTATTAGGTATTGTATGCAGATCAACTTTAGTATTTTTGATTATGTAAGTGCCTCTGCGCATATGATCAAGATTACTAGGGATGCACAGCTTGATTTTGATAATGATTTTAGTAAAAGTTTTATAGAAAAAATTTCTAGTAGTGTAAAATCAAGAAGAGACGGAGAACCTGTACGATTTGTATACGATAAGACTATAGATAAGGATACACTTAATTTCTTAATGGAAAAAATGGGAGTTGATAATGCTGATAGTATTATTCCTGGTGGTAGGTATCATAATCGAAGGGATTATATGAATTTTCCTGATTTAGGTAAGAAGGAATTAGTATATCAATCATTGATTCCATTAACAATTCCTGGATTAAGTCTACAAGGAAGTCTTCTTGACAAAATAGCTAAAAAGGATTACTTACAATATACACCATATCATACATTTTCTTATACAGTTAAATTCCTAAGAGAATCAGCAATTGATCCAAAAGTAAAGACAATTAAGATTACAATATATCGATTGGCGAGTATTTCTCATATTGCTAGCTCTTTGATAAATGCTGCAAAGAACGGAAAAAAGGTTACTGTGCAGATAGAGCTTCAGGCTAGATTCGATGAACAAGCAAATATTAGTTATGCAGAGCAAATGCAAAGAGAAGGAGTAAACTTAATTTTTGGTGTTCCAGGTTTAAAGGTTCATTGTAAAGCTTGTGTTATTGAACGAGAGGAAAAAGGTAAGCTAAAGAGATATGGATTTATTAGTACAGGGAATTTTAATGAATCCACTGCCAAAATATATACTGATTATACTTTGTTTACTACCAATGAAGCTATTTTGAAGGAAACGAATAAGGTATTTAAGTTTTTTGAGATTAACTATAAAGTAAGTAGATATAAACATTTATTCGTATCTCCTCATTATACCAGAAGTTCGTTAACTAAATTAATTGATTCTGAAATAGAGAATAGTAAAGAAGGAAAACCTGCTGGGATTAAACTAAAACTAAATAGTTTAAGCGATTATAGTATGATCGATAAACTTTATGAGGCAAGTAGAGCAGGTGTAAAGATTGATTTGATTATTCGTGGTATATGCTGCTTGATTCCAGGAATTCCTGGGATGAGTGAAAATATTAGAGCAATCAGTGTGGTAGATAAGTTTTTAGAACATCCAAGACTTTTAATATTCGAAAATGGAGGAGACCCTAAGGTTTTTATATCATCTGCTGATTGGATGAGAAGAAACTTAGATAGACGTGTAGAAATTACCTGCCCTATTTATGATGATGATATTAAAGATGAATTGATAGATACATTCGAAATCTGTTGGAGTGATAATGTGAAAGGTCGAAAACTTTCAGAAAATCAGGATAATGGGTATATTCGAAACGACAATGCGAAAGTGAGATCTCAAATTGCTACGTATGATTATTATTTAAGAAAACTAGGAAATTAA
- a CDS encoding Ppx/GppA phosphatase family protein has protein sequence MLTIEKYGAIDIGSNAVRLLISSVHEEEGKTTRFKKTSLVRVPIRLGADVFLTNKISDENIKRMIDTMQAYQLLMNTHKVVRYKACATSAMREAENGKEVVDLIKKKTGIQIDIIDGTNEAAIIAMTDLHDLINTDATYLYVDVGGGSTEFTLYHNGNTIASRSFKLGTVRLLNNVVSENTWKEVEKWITDTTNGYSRLSLIGSGGNINNIFKNSGKSNGKPLSFLYLSSYYDLLNSLTYEERIWELNLNQDRADVILPATKVYLSAMKWSGAKDIFVPKIGLSDGIIKSLYSEKLENRLKT, from the coding sequence TTGTTGACTATAGAAAAATATGGGGCTATTGATATAGGTTCTAACGCTGTTAGATTACTAATTAGTAGTGTACATGAAGAAGAAGGGAAGACCACAAGGTTTAAGAAAACTAGTCTAGTGCGAGTTCCTATTAGATTGGGAGCTGATGTGTTTTTGACGAATAAAATTTCTGATGAGAATATTAAAAGGATGATTGATACCATGCAAGCATATCAACTTTTAATGAATACTCATAAGGTAGTTAGATATAAAGCTTGTGCTACATCTGCTATGCGTGAGGCTGAAAACGGCAAGGAGGTAGTAGATCTAATTAAAAAGAAAACAGGAATTCAGATTGATATTATTGATGGGACTAATGAAGCTGCTATTATTGCAATGACCGATCTTCATGATTTAATTAATACTGATGCAACTTATTTATATGTAGATGTAGGAGGTGGTAGTACTGAGTTTACACTTTATCATAACGGAAACACAATTGCTTCTAGATCTTTTAAATTAGGTACAGTAAGGTTGCTTAATAATGTCGTTTCAGAAAATACTTGGAAAGAAGTAGAAAAATGGATAACGGACACTACTAATGGATATTCCAGGTTATCATTAATTGGTTCTGGTGGAAATATTAATAATATCTTTAAGAATAGTGGAAAGAGTAATGGAAAACCATTATCGTTTTTATATTTAAGTTCTTATTACGATCTTTTAAATTCATTAACCTATGAAGAACGAATATGGGAGTTAAACCTAAATCAAGATAGAGCAGATGTTATATTACCAGCTACTAAAGTATATTTATCAGCTATGAAATGGAGTGGAGCTAAAGATATTTTTGTTCCTAAAATTGGTTTGTCAGATGGGATTATAAAATCGTTGTATAGTGAAAAATTAGAAAATCGATTAAAGACATAA